A region of the Leptospirillum ferriphilum genome:
AAATATGGATTGGAGAGAATGAGTACCGGTTAGAGGAACTGTTTCTCTTCACTGTCAGAAGAACGGGTAAAGTTCTGATTTTCGACTGGAGAATCACCAAAGAGAAGCCTGCCGTCCTTTTGATCAGCCGTCTCGGCATGTCTGGAACATGGCTCATACAACATCTTCGGGATCCCCTTCCTGATCATTGCCATCTTGTTATATCGTTTAAGGATTCAGCCCACCGTCTTGTTTACAGGGACCCCAGAAGATTCGGAAGGCTTGAATGGGCTTTTGAAGAAGAGTGTTCCGTTATTCTCGCCTCACAGGGGCCGGATATCTTGAAGATTCCTGCAGATGACTGGTACAGGGAGGCGCGAAGATCTTCCAGAACCATCCGTTCACTCCTTCTCGACCAAAAAATCTCGTCCGGAATCGGGAATATCTACGCTTCTGAAATTCTTTTCGCCGCAGGTCTTTCCCCATTCAGAACAGGAAAAAGTCTTTCAAAGAGAGAGTCTTATCGAATCCTTGACGCAGCAAGACAGATTCTTGAATCGGCCATTCGAAGCGGTGGATCCACGATACACAGTTTCCAGACAAGTCTTGGGGAAAATGGTCGCTAT
Encoded here:
- the mutM gene encoding bifunctional DNA-formamidopyrimidine glycosylase/DNA-(apurinic or apyrimidinic site) lyase, producing the protein MPELPEAEAIRLPVIRFFSDGIVESIKRGNNKKIWIGENEYRLEELFLFTVRRTGKVLIFDWRITKEKPAVLLISRLGMSGTWLIQHLRDPLPDHCHLVISFKDSAHRLVYRDPRRFGRLEWAFEEECSVILASQGPDILKIPADDWYREARRSSRTIRSLLLDQKISSGIGNIYASEILFAAGLSPFRTGKSLSKRESYRILDAARQILESAIRSGGSTIHSFQTSLGENGRYQDRHTVYGRAGKPCLQCSTPIQSVREASRTLFYCPVCQKRQLRRKEKTLREALTAVQ